A window from Branchiostoma floridae strain S238N-H82 chromosome 16, Bfl_VNyyK, whole genome shotgun sequence encodes these proteins:
- the LOC118403841 gene encoding beta-1,3-galactosyltransferase 1-like, with product MPLRIGSVRGKIHALFNCLLVGCIITISYQLHSLLQKCDKETVSRNLFNSRLKLPPGPLISKSGDPQRSKLSGETWAQQSSSPVVNPHPYHFVLNQEEKCKNQDVFLLIIVTTSPKNYIQRQDIRRTWANESNIRGVGIKRVFAVGMPEDPDVQQSLVQENGAHGDIIQENFLDAYRNLSRKAIMGLKWAFTYCPNARFVLKTDDDVFVNPYRLMYYLRDQQSKNTSKLVTGWVYTGGKPVRDPNSPWKKWFVTMDEYPRDKYPSYADGFAYVVSNDISKALYETSLTTKYLFVRDAFIGLCMEKLGIHPRHHDGFRLNDEEVKSCSFDRVLAAHLHVVETVDMVNTWRALNSNCSAMRTHKT from the coding sequence ATGCCGCTGCGGATCGGTAGCGTGAGGGGCAAGATCCACGCTCTGTTCAACTGCCTTCTGGTCGGCTGCATCATCACCATATCCTACCAGCTTCACTCGCTGCTGCAGAAATGCGACAAGGAAACCGTGTCGAGAAACCTGTTCAATTCCCGACTCAAACTTCCACCCGGTCCCCTGATATCGAAAAGCGGAGATCCCCAGAGATCTAAACTCAGTGGAGAGACTTGGGCACAACAGAGCTCCTCTCCTGTAGTAAACCCACACCCTTACCACTTCGTCTTGAATCAAGAGGAAAAATGCAAGAACCAAGATGTCTTCCTTCTCATCATCGTCACCACGTCGCCCAAGAACTACATCCAGCGACAGGACATCCGGCGCACCTGGGCCAACGAGTCCAACATCCGGGGAGTCGGCATCAAGAGGGTGTTCGCCGTCGGTATGCCAGAGGACCCGGATGTACAGCAATCTCTGGTACAGGAGAATGGCGCGCACGGTGACATCATCCAGGAAAACTTCCTGGACGCGTACCGCAATCTGTCCAGAAAGGCCATCATGGGTTTAAAGTGGGCCTTCACGTACTGTCCTAACGCGAGATTCGTCCTCAAGACCGACGATGATGTCTTTGTAAACCCGTATCGTTTGATGTACTACTTAAGGGACCAACAGTCGAAGAACACCAGTAAGCTTGTGACGGGTTGGGTGTACACTGGCGGGAAACCCGTCAGAGATCCGAACAGTCCGTGGAAAAAGTGGTTCGTCACCATGGACGAATACCCGAGGGACAAGTATCCGAGTTACGCCGACGGGTTTGCATACGTCGTCTCGAACGACATCTCCAAGGCTTTGTACGAGACCTCGTTGACGACGAAGTACCTGTTTGTGAGAGACGCGTTTATTGGACTTTGTATGGAGAAGCTCGGCATCCATCCGCGTCACCACGACGGGTTCAGGTTGAACGACGAGGAAGTCAAGTCGTGCAGTTTTGACAG